One stretch of Nocardioides perillae DNA includes these proteins:
- the smc gene encoding chromosome segregation protein SMC → MYLKSLTMKGFKSFASATTLQLEPGITCIVGPNGSGKSNVVDALAWVMGEQGAKSLRGGKMEDVIFAGTSGRPPLGRAEVQLTIDNTDGALPIDYAEVTISRTMFRNGGSEYAINGQGCRLLDVQELLSDSGIGREMHVIVGQGQLDSILHATPEDRRGFIEEAAGVLKHRKRKEKALRKLDSTEGNLTRLQDLLTEIRRQLKPLGRQAEVARKAQVVQADVRDARARLLADDLVRARTALEQEMADESLLLERRAQVEAAVAETRAAEAALEAGLREDLPALAAAQETWFALSGLRERLRGTASLAAERVRNAQAAAREAESSGGRDPEQLEADAARFAEQEAQIAEEVAAMQAALAAAVTAKGQAEEAAADEDRRVAALQRAAADRREGLARLHGKVNALRSRAAAADDEVGRLGLAREDALARAARAQRDFTALETKVAGLDAGEEGLDAEHEVAVGLLDDVVEQLAKVREAAQQADRDRSALAARKEALELGLDRKDGAGALLAAGERVSGLLGSAAALLRVRPGYEAAVAAALGQAADAVVVRDLDAAVDALAHLKGEDLGRAGLLLGGAPAAARDWPALPGGAAYAVEVLEAPEELRGAVDRLLERVAVVPDLEAARALVAALPDVTAVTRDGDVLGTHAAAGGSSAKPSLLEVQAAVDDAAARLAEASATAERLAFETSRLEAERVDAQRRVDVALARLHESDATLAAVAEELGQHGSQARAARGEAERLAAAITQAEEARDRDLAGLAELEERLATAEAAPEEEPDTARREELLAAARDARQGEVDSRLALRTAEERARALHGRADGLLRAARQEREARARAAERRRRVAREGRAAEAVGLAVGHVLERLELSVTEAAEVRAAVEAARKDREAELLAVRARLRDLGREHDELVSTVHRDEVARAQQRMRIEQLEEKALAELGLEPDGLVADYGPEQPVPSTAPVEEGEEPAPPVPYVREEQQQRLRSAERALAVLGRVNPLALEEFSAMEERHRFLTEQLEDLKQTRKDLLDIVREVDTRVEQVFTEAWEDVRTAFDHVFARLFPGGEGRLLLTDPGSMLTTGVEVEARPPGKKVKRLSLLSGGERSLVAVAFLVALFKARPSPFYILDEVEAALDDTNLGRLLQIYEELRETSQLLVITHQKRTMEVGDALYGVTMRGDGVSAVISQRLRETAS, encoded by the coding sequence TTGTACCTCAAGAGCCTGACGATGAAGGGCTTCAAGTCCTTCGCCTCGGCCACGACCCTCCAGCTCGAGCCTGGCATCACCTGCATCGTCGGGCCCAACGGCTCCGGCAAGTCCAACGTCGTCGACGCCCTCGCCTGGGTCATGGGCGAGCAGGGCGCGAAGTCGCTGCGCGGCGGCAAGATGGAGGACGTCATCTTCGCCGGCACCTCCGGCCGCCCGCCCCTGGGGCGCGCCGAGGTGCAGCTGACCATCGACAACACCGACGGCGCGCTGCCGATCGACTACGCCGAGGTCACGATCAGCCGCACGATGTTCCGCAACGGCGGCTCGGAGTACGCCATCAACGGCCAGGGGTGCCGCCTGCTCGACGTGCAGGAGCTGCTCAGCGACTCCGGCATCGGACGCGAGATGCACGTCATCGTCGGGCAGGGCCAGCTCGACTCGATCCTGCACGCGACGCCGGAGGACCGCCGCGGCTTCATCGAGGAGGCGGCCGGGGTCCTGAAGCACCGCAAGCGCAAGGAGAAGGCGCTGCGCAAGCTCGACTCCACCGAGGGCAACCTCACCCGGCTGCAGGACCTCCTGACCGAGATCCGCCGCCAGCTCAAGCCGCTCGGCCGCCAGGCCGAAGTGGCCCGCAAGGCACAGGTCGTGCAGGCCGACGTGCGCGACGCCCGGGCCCGCCTGCTGGCCGACGACCTGGTCCGTGCCCGCACCGCGCTCGAGCAGGAGATGGCCGACGAGTCCCTGCTGCTCGAGCGCCGCGCGCAGGTCGAGGCCGCGGTCGCCGAGACCCGCGCCGCCGAGGCCGCCCTGGAGGCCGGCCTGCGCGAGGACCTGCCGGCACTGGCCGCGGCGCAGGAGACGTGGTTCGCGCTCAGCGGCCTGCGCGAGCGGCTGCGCGGCACCGCCTCGCTCGCCGCGGAGCGGGTGCGCAACGCGCAGGCCGCGGCCCGCGAGGCCGAGAGCAGCGGGGGGCGCGACCCCGAGCAGCTCGAGGCCGACGCCGCCCGCTTCGCCGAGCAGGAGGCGCAGATCGCCGAGGAGGTGGCGGCGATGCAGGCGGCGCTGGCCGCGGCGGTGACGGCCAAGGGGCAGGCGGAGGAGGCGGCCGCCGACGAGGACAGGCGCGTCGCTGCCCTGCAGCGCGCGGCGGCCGACCGCCGTGAGGGCCTCGCCCGTCTGCACGGCAAGGTCAACGCGCTGCGCTCCCGCGCCGCGGCCGCCGACGACGAGGTGGGACGCCTCGGGCTCGCCCGCGAGGACGCGCTGGCGCGCGCCGCCCGGGCGCAGCGCGACTTCACCGCCCTCGAGACGAAGGTCGCCGGCCTCGACGCCGGCGAGGAGGGGCTCGACGCCGAGCACGAGGTGGCCGTCGGGCTCCTCGACGACGTCGTCGAGCAGCTGGCGAAGGTCCGCGAGGCGGCGCAGCAGGCCGACCGCGACCGCAGCGCCCTCGCTGCCCGCAAGGAGGCGCTCGAGCTCGGCCTCGACCGCAAGGACGGTGCGGGTGCGCTCCTGGCCGCCGGCGAGCGGGTCTCGGGCCTGCTCGGCTCCGCGGCTGCGCTGCTGCGCGTGCGTCCCGGCTACGAGGCAGCCGTCGCCGCGGCGCTGGGGCAGGCGGCCGACGCGGTCGTGGTGCGCGACCTCGACGCGGCGGTCGACGCCCTCGCCCACCTCAAGGGCGAGGACCTCGGCCGAGCGGGGCTGCTGCTGGGCGGGGCTCCCGCTGCGGCGCGCGACTGGCCTGCCCTGCCGGGCGGCGCGGCGTACGCCGTGGAGGTGCTCGAGGCTCCCGAGGAGCTGCGCGGCGCCGTCGACCGGCTGCTCGAGCGCGTGGCGGTGGTGCCGGACCTCGAGGCTGCCCGCGCCCTCGTCGCCGCGCTGCCCGACGTCACCGCCGTCACCCGCGACGGCGACGTGCTCGGCACCCACGCCGCGGCCGGCGGGTCGAGCGCCAAGCCCTCGCTGCTCGAGGTGCAGGCGGCGGTCGACGACGCCGCCGCCCGGCTCGCCGAGGCGAGCGCCACCGCGGAGCGCCTGGCCTTCGAGACCTCGCGCCTCGAGGCCGAGCGCGTCGACGCGCAGCGGCGCGTCGACGTGGCCCTGGCCCGGCTGCACGAGTCCGACGCCACCCTCGCCGCCGTCGCCGAGGAGCTCGGGCAGCACGGCTCGCAGGCCCGCGCGGCCCGCGGCGAGGCCGAGCGGCTCGCCGCGGCGATCACCCAGGCCGAGGAGGCCCGCGACCGCGACCTCGCCGGGCTGGCCGAGCTCGAGGAGCGGCTCGCCACGGCCGAGGCGGCGCCCGAGGAGGAGCCCGACACCGCACGGCGCGAGGAGCTGCTGGCCGCCGCCCGCGACGCCCGTCAGGGCGAGGTCGACAGCCGACTGGCGCTCCGCACGGCCGAGGAGCGCGCCAGGGCGCTGCACGGCCGGGCCGACGGCCTGCTGCGCGCGGCCCGACAGGAGCGCGAGGCCCGCGCCCGTGCCGCCGAGCGCCGCCGCCGGGTCGCCCGCGAGGGTCGCGCCGCCGAGGCGGTGGGGCTCGCGGTCGGCCACGTGCTCGAGCGCCTCGAGCTCTCGGTCACCGAGGCGGCCGAGGTCCGCGCTGCGGTGGAGGCCGCGCGGAAGGACCGCGAGGCCGAGCTGCTCGCCGTGCGCGCGCGGCTGCGCGACCTGGGGCGCGAGCACGACGAGCTCGTCAGCACGGTGCACCGCGACGAGGTGGCGCGCGCCCAGCAGCGGATGCGCATCGAGCAGCTGGAGGAGAAGGCCCTCGCCGAGCTCGGCCTCGAGCCCGACGGCCTGGTCGCCGACTACGGCCCCGAGCAGCCGGTGCCCTCCACTGCGCCGGTCGAGGAGGGCGAGGAGCCGGCGCCGCCCGTGCCCTACGTGCGTGAGGAGCAGCAGCAGCGCCTGCGCTCGGCCGAGCGGGCCCTCGCGGTGCTCGGCCGGGTCAACCCGCTCGCGCTGGAGGAGTTCTCGGCGATGGAGGAGCGCCACCGCTTCCTCACCGAGCAGCTCGAGGACCTCAAGCAGACCCGCAAGGACCTCCTCGACATCGTCCGCGAGGTCGACACCCGCGTCGAGCAGGTCTTCACCGAGGCGTGGGAGGACGTGCGCACCGCCTTCGACCACGTCTTCGCCCGGCTCTTCCCCGGCGGCGAGGGGCGGCTCCTGCTCACCGACCCCGGGAGCATGCTGACCACCGGCGTCGAGGTCGAGGCCCGCCCGCCCGGCAAGAAGGTCAAGCGGCTCTCGCTGCTCTCCGGCGGCGAGCGCTCCCTGGTGGCCGTCGCCTTCCTCGTCGCGCTCTTCAAGGCACGGCCCTCGCCCTTCTACATCCTCGACGAGGTCGAGGCCGCGCTCGACGACACCAACCTCGGGCGGCTGCTGCAGATCTACGAGGAGCTGCGCGAGACCTCCCAGCTGCTCGTCATCACCCACCAGAAGCGCACGATGGAGGTCGGCGACGCCCTCTACGGCGTCACCATGCGCGGCGACGGGGTCTCCGCGGTCATCAGCCAGCGACTGCGCGAGACCGCCTCCTGA
- a CDS encoding pyridoxal-phosphate-dependent aminotransferase family protein, with product MIRARQLFGPGPGNPYPEATAALGLPILGHLDPLFIAMMDETCDMLREVWGTQNQRTIPLSATGSAGMEAAFVNTVEPGDVVVVAVNGLFGQRMVEVASRCGAEVVAVEHEWGLPVDVDRVLSAHPSPKIVAAVHAETSTGVRSDVAALGAGKGDALLLVDAVTSIGGLELRADDWGVDLGYAGTQKCLGVPPGLAPFTISERAFARRVERPRSWYLDLGLLGGYVGEAASSGGGRTYHHTAPVAMVASLHAGLRRILDEGLPAVWARHEEAGRILQEGLQARGLELFAAEGHRLPDLTTVVVPEGVDSAAVRRLLLERHGIEIGAGAGPYAASVWRIGLMGHNARPDAALTVLAALDDVLAAVG from the coding sequence ATGATCCGCGCACGCCAACTCTTCGGTCCCGGCCCCGGCAACCCCTACCCCGAGGCCACCGCGGCCCTGGGGCTGCCGATCCTCGGGCACCTGGACCCGCTGTTCATCGCGATGATGGACGAGACCTGCGACATGCTGCGCGAGGTCTGGGGCACCCAGAACCAGCGCACCATCCCGCTGTCGGCGACGGGCTCCGCGGGCATGGAGGCCGCCTTCGTCAACACCGTCGAGCCCGGTGACGTGGTCGTGGTGGCGGTCAACGGCCTCTTCGGCCAGCGGATGGTCGAGGTGGCCTCGCGCTGCGGCGCCGAGGTGGTCGCGGTCGAGCACGAGTGGGGGCTGCCCGTCGACGTCGACCGGGTCCTCTCCGCGCACCCGTCGCCGAAGATCGTGGCGGCGGTCCACGCCGAGACCTCGACCGGCGTGCGCTCCGACGTCGCCGCGCTCGGCGCGGGCAAGGGCGACGCGTTGCTGCTCGTCGACGCGGTCACCAGCATCGGCGGCCTCGAGCTGCGCGCCGACGACTGGGGCGTGGACCTCGGCTACGCCGGCACCCAGAAGTGCCTGGGCGTGCCGCCGGGGCTGGCGCCCTTCACCATCTCCGAGCGCGCCTTCGCGCGTCGGGTCGAGCGGCCCCGCTCGTGGTACCTCGACCTCGGCCTGCTCGGCGGCTACGTCGGCGAGGCCGCGAGCAGCGGCGGTGGCCGCACCTACCACCACACCGCGCCGGTCGCGATGGTCGCCAGCCTGCACGCCGGCCTGCGGCGCATCCTCGACGAGGGCCTGCCCGCGGTCTGGGCGCGCCACGAGGAGGCGGGGCGCATCCTCCAGGAGGGGCTGCAGGCGCGCGGGCTCGAGCTCTTCGCCGCCGAGGGCCACCGGCTGCCCGACCTCACGACCGTCGTGGTGCCCGAGGGCGTCGACTCGGCCGCGGTGCGCAGGTTGCTGCTCGAGCGCCACGGCATCGAGATCGGCGCCGGTGCCGGGCCCTACGCGGCCTCGGTGTGGCGCATCGGGCTGATGGGGCACAACGCGCGCCCCGACGCCGCCCTGACCGTGCTGGCTGCCCTCGACGACGTCCTGGCGGCGGTAGGCTGA
- a CDS encoding FAD-binding oxidoreductase — MTLAPPTGTTSLASAEEARAVLPALVGSLPPGTVLTDPDLLESYRFDWSRDPGAGTPVAVVRPADAAEVQAAVRWAAEHRVAVVPRGAGSGLSGGSSAVDGGIVLSLERMRAVEVDVDCQVAVVEPGALNAEVKAAVAQHGLWYPPDPSSFEICSIGGNVATNAGGLCCVKYGVTTDYVLGLDVVLADGRLVTLGGKRIKDVAGLSLLKLFVGSEGTLGVVTRALLRLVPAQQACSTLVASFPTVDAAARAVVGIRRGLRPSMLELMDQASVNAVEDHRAMGLDRDAGALLVAQSDAPGTSRAAEVVAMEEACRAAGALEVFVTDDPAEGSLFVEARRAAFPAIGARGALMLEDVGVAVPRLPELLAAIARIAAEEGVEIPVVAHAGDGNTHPIIVFDEADPDSRARAAAAFEAVMAAAIALDGTITGEHGVGRTKKGALPDQLGDDVMSLNLAVKAALDPAGILNPGALW; from the coding sequence ATGACGCTCGCGCCCCCGACGGGCACCACGTCCCTGGCGTCGGCCGAGGAGGCCCGCGCGGTCCTGCCCGCGCTGGTCGGCTCGTTGCCGCCGGGCACCGTGCTGACCGATCCCGACCTGCTGGAGTCCTACCGCTTCGACTGGTCGCGCGACCCCGGTGCCGGCACCCCGGTCGCCGTGGTCCGGCCCGCCGACGCCGCCGAGGTCCAGGCCGCGGTGCGGTGGGCCGCCGAGCACCGGGTCGCCGTCGTGCCGCGCGGCGCCGGCAGCGGTCTGTCGGGCGGGTCGAGCGCCGTCGACGGCGGCATCGTGCTGAGCCTGGAGCGGATGCGGGCGGTGGAGGTCGACGTCGACTGCCAGGTCGCCGTGGTCGAGCCGGGCGCGCTCAACGCGGAGGTCAAGGCCGCGGTCGCGCAGCACGGGTTGTGGTACCCGCCGGACCCCTCGTCCTTCGAGATCTGCTCCATCGGCGGCAACGTCGCCACCAACGCGGGCGGCCTGTGCTGCGTGAAGTACGGCGTGACCACCGACTACGTGCTCGGCCTCGACGTGGTCCTGGCCGACGGTCGGCTCGTCACACTCGGCGGCAAGCGCATCAAGGACGTCGCCGGGCTGAGCCTGCTCAAGCTCTTCGTCGGCTCCGAGGGCACGCTCGGCGTCGTCACGCGCGCGCTGCTGCGGCTCGTGCCGGCACAGCAGGCGTGCTCGACGCTGGTCGCGAGCTTCCCCACCGTCGACGCGGCCGCCCGGGCGGTGGTCGGCATCCGCCGCGGGCTGCGGCCCTCCATGCTCGAGCTGATGGACCAGGCGTCGGTCAACGCGGTCGAGGACCACCGCGCGATGGGGCTCGACCGCGACGCGGGGGCGCTGCTGGTGGCCCAGTCCGACGCCCCCGGCACCTCGCGGGCCGCGGAGGTCGTCGCGATGGAGGAGGCGTGCCGCGCCGCGGGGGCGCTCGAGGTCTTCGTCACCGACGACCCCGCGGAGGGCTCGCTCTTCGTCGAGGCCCGGCGCGCCGCCTTCCCCGCCATCGGGGCGCGCGGTGCGCTCATGCTCGAGGACGTCGGGGTCGCCGTCCCGCGCCTGCCCGAGCTGCTCGCCGCGATCGCGCGGATCGCCGCCGAGGAGGGGGTGGAGATCCCCGTCGTCGCCCACGCCGGGGACGGCAACACCCACCCCATCATCGTCTTCGACGAGGCCGACCCCGACTCGCGGGCACGTGCCGCCGCCGCCTTCGAGGCCGTCATGGCCGCGGCGATCGCCCTCGACGGCACGATCACCGGGGAGCACGGCGTCGGGCGCACCAAGAAGGGCGCGCTGCCCGACCAGCTCGGCGACGACGTCATGTCGCTCAACCTCGCGGTCAAGGCCGCGCTCGACCCGGCCGGCATCCTCAACCCCGGCGCGCTGTGGTGA
- the mutM gene encoding bifunctional DNA-formamidopyrimidine glycosylase/DNA-(apurinic or apyrimidinic site) lyase, which yields MPELPEVEVVRRGLEQHAVGARVTAVEVLHVRPVRRDPRGPEGFADALVGRTLTAARRRGKYLWLPLDGGDALLAHLGMSGQMLVQPPGAPAERHLRVRFALERPGAEPTELRFVDQRMFGGLAVSAGGAELPAEVAHIARDPLDPLFDDDAFVARVRRRAVGIKRQLLDQTLVSGIGNIYADEALWRTRLHGDRPGERLRAAQVRELLAHVRDVMTDALAEGGTSFDALYVDVNGQSGYFDRSLRAYGQEGRPCQRCGTPIRRVAFANRSSFFCPVCQPVPRRPRATRRIDPPRPR from the coding sequence GTGCCCGAGCTGCCCGAGGTCGAGGTCGTCCGCCGCGGGCTCGAGCAGCACGCGGTGGGCGCCCGCGTCACCGCGGTCGAGGTGCTCCACGTGCGCCCGGTCCGGCGCGACCCCCGCGGGCCCGAGGGCTTCGCCGACGCCCTCGTCGGGCGCACCCTGACCGCGGCCCGACGGCGCGGGAAGTACCTCTGGCTGCCGCTCGACGGCGGCGACGCGCTGCTCGCCCACCTCGGCATGAGCGGCCAGATGCTCGTGCAGCCGCCCGGGGCGCCCGCCGAGCGCCACCTGCGGGTCCGCTTCGCGCTCGAGCGTCCCGGCGCCGAGCCCACCGAGCTCCGCTTCGTCGACCAGCGGATGTTCGGCGGCCTCGCGGTGAGCGCCGGGGGTGCCGAGCTCCCGGCCGAGGTCGCCCACATCGCGCGCGACCCGCTCGACCCGCTCTTCGACGACGACGCCTTCGTCGCCCGGGTGCGCCGCCGCGCGGTCGGCATCAAGCGACAGCTGCTCGACCAGACGCTCGTCTCCGGCATCGGCAACATCTACGCCGACGAGGCGCTCTGGCGCACCCGCCTCCACGGCGACCGCCCGGGGGAGCGGCTGCGCGCCGCCCAGGTGCGCGAGCTGCTGGCCCACGTGCGCGACGTGATGACCGACGCGCTGGCCGAGGGCGGCACCAGCTTCGACGCGCTCTACGTCGACGTGAACGGGCAGTCCGGCTACTTCGACCGCTCGCTGCGGGCCTACGGCCAGGAGGGGCGGCCCTGCCAGCGCTGCGGCACCCCGATCCGCAGGGTCGCCTTCGCCAACCGCTCCTCGTTCTTCTGCCCCGTGTGCCAGCCGGTCCCGCGCCGGCCGCGGGCGACCCGCCGGATTGACCCGCCGCGCCCGCGGTGA
- the rnc gene encoding ribonuclease III, with amino-acid sequence MTTYTELRAALGDPELDPGLLERALTHRSYAYENGGLPTNERLEFLGDSVLGVVVTEALYRTHPDLSEGRLAKLRAAVVNARALADVARAIGLGTHVKLGRGEESTGGREKASILSDTVEAVIGAVHLSGGFEVSAVVVHRLFDPLMEAAAAMGAGLDWKTSLQELAAERGLGVPDYVIEDEGPDHMKTFTARARLGESLHGHGTGRSKKEAEQGAAESAYREIVAAAGAGSAEGVGDGRDTTPSPAPDSAPDSAAPDSAAS; translated from the coding sequence CTGACCACCTACACCGAGCTCCGCGCGGCGCTCGGGGATCCCGAGCTGGACCCCGGGCTGCTCGAGCGTGCGCTCACGCACCGGTCCTACGCCTACGAGAACGGTGGGCTGCCGACCAACGAGCGCCTGGAGTTCCTGGGCGACTCCGTGCTGGGCGTGGTGGTCACCGAGGCGCTCTACCGCACCCACCCCGACCTCTCGGAGGGGCGGCTGGCCAAGCTGCGGGCCGCGGTCGTCAACGCCCGGGCGCTGGCCGACGTCGCCCGCGCCATCGGGCTGGGCACCCACGTCAAGCTCGGACGCGGCGAGGAGTCGACCGGCGGGCGCGAGAAGGCCTCGATCCTCAGCGACACCGTCGAGGCCGTGATCGGCGCCGTCCACCTCTCCGGCGGCTTCGAGGTCTCCGCGGTGGTCGTGCACCGCCTCTTCGACCCCCTCATGGAGGCAGCGGCCGCCATGGGGGCCGGCCTCGACTGGAAGACCTCCCTGCAGGAGCTCGCCGCCGAGCGCGGGCTCGGGGTGCCCGACTACGTCATCGAGGACGAGGGCCCCGACCACATGAAGACCTTCACCGCCCGCGCCCGCCTCGGCGAGAGCCTGCACGGCCACGGCACCGGGCGGTCGAAGAAGGAGGCCGAGCAGGGCGCGGCCGAGTCCGCCTACCGCGAGATCGTGGCGGCGGCCGGTGCGGGCAGCGCCGAGGGCGTCGGCGACGGGCGCGACACGACGCCGAGCCCGGCACCCGACTCCGCTCCAGACTCCGCCGCCCCCGACTCCGCCGCGTCCTAG
- the rpmF gene encoding 50S ribosomal protein L32, with the protein MAVPKRKMSRSNTRHRRSQWKAVAPSLVTCANPACGEKHLPHRACGSCGQYGARADRRQVL; encoded by the coding sequence ATGGCAGTCCCGAAGCGGAAGATGTCGCGCAGCAACACGCGTCACCGTCGTTCGCAGTGGAAGGCCGTCGCGCCGTCCCTGGTGACCTGCGCGAACCCCGCCTGCGGCGAGAAGCACCTCCCGCACCGCGCCTGCGGCTCGTGCGGGCAGTACGGCGCGCGCGCCGACCGCCGTCAGGTCCTCTGA
- a CDS encoding YceD family protein, with protein MSSLDPRAPLVLDTRELGRRPGSQRQVSRTVPAPADLGIEVLSVPEGSPVELDLRLEAVMEGVLVSGTASAGLVGECVRCLQDLTDEVSVDLQELYLYDDGDRRPADEEDDGVGRLEGDLVDLEPLLRDAVVLALPFQPLCEDDCPGLCPECGARLADDPDHTHDAPVDPRWAGLAALRGGEQGQQHDD; from the coding sequence CTGAGCAGCCTGGACCCGAGAGCGCCGCTCGTGCTCGACACCCGCGAGCTCGGCCGCCGCCCGGGGTCCCAGCGACAGGTGTCACGGACGGTCCCGGCCCCGGCAGATCTCGGCATCGAAGTCCTCTCCGTCCCCGAAGGGTCGCCGGTCGAGCTCGACCTGCGCCTGGAGGCGGTCATGGAGGGGGTGCTGGTCAGCGGCACGGCCTCGGCCGGGCTCGTCGGCGAGTGCGTGCGGTGCCTGCAGGACCTCACCGACGAGGTGTCGGTGGACCTGCAGGAGCTGTACCTCTACGACGACGGTGACCGTCGCCCCGCCGACGAGGAGGACGACGGCGTCGGGCGGTTGGAGGGCGACCTGGTCGACCTCGAGCCGCTGCTGCGGGACGCGGTGGTGCTCGCACTGCCCTTCCAGCCGCTGTGCGAGGACGACTGTCCTGGCCTGTGCCCCGAGTGCGGGGCACGCCTGGCCGACGACCCCGACCACACGCACGACGCCCCGGTCGACCCCAGGTGGGCCGGCCTGGCCGCCCTCCGGGGCGGCGAGCAGGGCCAGCAGCACGACGACTGA
- the coaD gene encoding pantetheine-phosphate adenylyltransferase, with the protein MRRVVCPGSFDPVTHGHLDIVRRASGLFDEVVVAVGVNASKKRLFTPAERMEMIAEGVADLPNVRVAGFEGLLTTFCEEQGIVAIVKGLRAVTDFDYELQMAQMNSSLAPVETVFVPTSPAWSFLASSLVKEVAALGGDVSALVPPHVHARLTARLAERAQHG; encoded by the coding sequence GTGCGCCGCGTCGTCTGCCCCGGCTCCTTCGACCCGGTGACCCACGGTCACCTCGACATCGTGCGGCGGGCGTCGGGGCTCTTCGACGAGGTCGTCGTCGCGGTGGGCGTCAACGCCTCGAAGAAGCGGCTCTTCACGCCCGCCGAGCGCATGGAGATGATCGCCGAGGGCGTCGCCGACCTGCCCAACGTGCGCGTCGCCGGCTTCGAGGGCCTGCTCACCACCTTCTGCGAGGAGCAGGGCATCGTGGCGATCGTGAAGGGCCTGCGCGCCGTCACCGACTTCGACTACGAGCTCCAGATGGCGCAGATGAACTCCAGCCTCGCGCCCGTCGAGACCGTCTTCGTCCCCACCAGCCCTGCGTGGTCCTTCCTGGCCTCCAGCCTGGTCAAGGAGGTCGCCGCGCTCGGCGGCGACGTCTCCGCGCTGGTCCCGCCGCACGTGCACGCCCGACTGACCGCCCGGCTCGCCGAGCGCGCCCAGCACGGCTGA
- the rsmD gene encoding 16S rRNA (guanine(966)-N(2))-methyltransferase RsmD — MTRIIAGRAGGRRLQTPRGGATRPTSDRVREALFSTLESRVGPLAGLRFLDLYAGSGAVGLEAWSRGAGVVTLVEHDRRTAALVSANARALGAVGASRAEVVVGAVGAVLDRPPGAPYDVVFSDPPYPLAPAEVDADLVRVTARGWLVPGGLVVVERSVRSPAPTWPAGLEPEREKRYGETVLWYGRAAPPPPDPRGGAGPSDQQHPDPHLPDLTDEE, encoded by the coding sequence GTGACCCGCATCATCGCGGGCCGTGCCGGCGGACGGCGGCTGCAGACCCCGCGCGGCGGCGCGACCCGGCCGACCAGCGACCGGGTGCGCGAGGCGCTCTTCTCCACCCTGGAGTCCCGCGTCGGGCCGCTGGCGGGCCTGCGCTTCCTCGACCTGTACGCCGGGTCCGGCGCGGTCGGCCTCGAGGCCTGGTCGCGCGGGGCCGGGGTGGTGACGCTGGTGGAGCACGACCGGCGCACCGCGGCCCTGGTCTCGGCCAACGCCCGCGCGCTCGGCGCCGTGGGGGCGTCGCGCGCCGAGGTGGTGGTGGGCGCGGTCGGCGCCGTCCTCGACCGCCCGCCGGGCGCTCCCTACGACGTCGTCTTCAGCGACCCTCCCTACCCCCTGGCGCCCGCCGAGGTCGACGCCGACCTGGTGCGGGTGACCGCGCGCGGCTGGCTCGTGCCCGGCGGTCTCGTGGTGGTCGAGCGGTCCGTGCGCAGCCCCGCCCCGACCTGGCCCGCGGGCCTCGAGCCGGAGCGCGAGAAGCGCTACGGCGAGACCGTGCTCTGGTACGGTCGCGCCGCTCCGCCGCCGCCGGACCCTCGAGGCGGCGCGGGGCCGTCCGACCAGCAGCACCCCGACCCTCACCTGCCCGACCTCACGGACGAGGAGTGA